Part of the Catenulispora sp. GP43 genome, GTGAACGTCGGGCTCATCGACTCCATGGCCCGCCACATCCTGGCCCAGGGTGTGCCCTGCGTGGTGGAGGGCATCATGCACGCCGAACGCTACGGCGCCATGCTCACCGCGCTGCTGGCCGACCACGCCGGCGCCGCGCACTCCTACTACTTCGACATCCCCTTCGACGTGACCGTCGAGCGGCACTTCACCAAGCCGAACCACGGCGACTGGACCGTCGAAGACATGCGCGGCTGGTACGTCGAGGGCGATGTACTGCCCGGCGGAGTGGACCGCGTCATCGGGCCGGAGAGTACGGAGCAGGACACTGTCGAGCGCATCGTCGCGGAGACCGGCCTGCTCGCCGCAGACCGGCCGCTGCATCCCAGCCTCACGGACGCTCCTTAACAGTCTTACTGCCCGGGGCCCTGGGACGCCGTCAGATGCGCGAACACCACGACGTTCCCCCTGTACTCATAGTGCTTCTTGTCGAAGCCCGCCCCGCACGTGATGACGCGCAGTTCGGCGCGCGTTGAGTCGCCGTACACCTTGTCGTTCGGGAACGCTCGCGCGTCGTAGGCCTCGACGGCGTCGACCGTGAACACCGCCGTCACCCCGTCGGCGCGGTCGACGTCCACCTCCGCGCCTTTCTTCAGCGTGCCGAGGTTGAAGAACACCGCGGGGCCCTGGCTGTTGTCGACGTGTCCTGCGATCACCGCCGTGCCGATCGTGCCGGGGGAGGCCCCGTCGCCGTACCAGCCGGCGAGGTTCCGGTTCTGCTCCGGCGGTGCGGCCAGGGTGCCGGTGGAGTCCAGGGCCAGCGACACCAGCGGCGCGTTGACGTTGATCGCCGGGATGCGCACCCGGGTCGGGGCGGCGGATCCGAGGATCGGCGGGAGGTCCAGTGGCTGGAGCTTGCCGGCGGCCGGGGCGGGCTGCGCGTCCGCGGCGGCCGGGGCCTGGGCCGGGCTCGCGGTCTTGCCGAAGCCCTGCGCGGCGGTCGGCTGCGGCGGGGGAGCCGGGGTGTGCAGGCTGTCGGCCACCATCACGATGCCGACGCACAGTCCGAGCGACACCAGCGAGGCTGTCACCACGCCGCGCGCCGAGATCCCGAGCCGAGTCTTGTCCGCGTCCTTCATGGTGCGCCCTTCGTGGTGTCCGGGAAATCAAGATTTCGAGCGGTCAAAAGAAACCCCGGCCCCAGCGCGCCCCGACCCGAGAACACGGGGCGCGCTCGACCAGGAGGTTCGTGCCGATCGGCACGGTCGTTGGTTCGCCGACGGGGCGGCGGTAACGGCGGTCACGGCGGAGCGGACAGCGCCGTGCGCAGGCTCAGCTCTCGCTGCCCGCGCGGCGGCGGCGCAGCGCCAGCGCGCCGGCCCCGGCCGCGCCCAGCATGCCCATGCCGGCGGCCATCTCGCCGCCGTTCGCACCCTGGCTGGTGCTGCCCACGCCGGTGTGCATCGCACCGTGCGGGTGGCGGCGCATGTGGCGGTGGTCCATGTCCTTGCACGCCCGGACGGCTTCCCAGACCGCGGACTTGGCCTCGATCATCAGGTCGGAGACCTTCTGGTCGTCGGCGGTGCCGTGGTGGTCGCCGTCGGCGCTCGGGTCGTCGGCGGTGCCGTGCTGGTCGCCGTCGGCGCTCTGCTCCCCGGCGGTGCCGTGCTGGTCGCCGTCGGCGCTCTGCTCCCCGGCGGTGCCGTGGTGGTCGCCGTCTGCGTCCTGGTTCTTCAGATCGTCGACCGCCCTCTCGTAGTCGTGCCGCGCCTTCTGCGCGTCGGCGATCGCCGACTGGCAGGTGCCCCTGTCGTGGTCGTCGTGCGTGGCCGTCGCCGCGCTGGCCGCCGGGGCGGCGATGACCATGCCCGCGGTCAGCAACGCGGCGGCGGTCACGGTGGTCTTGATGGAGCGCATCTGTCAGCCCTTTCGTTCACGGGCCGCGGCGCCTGGTGCGTCGCTGCTGGAGCCCCGTGTCACGAAAGAGGCAATAGCCGCTATCCGGGCGGATGATGCGTGAAGTCTGATGATCGAACTCATCGATGCTCCCTCGCGGCGACCTCGAAGTCGCAGGTCAGGGCTCGAGTTCAGGGGATCTTAAGGTTCGGGGATGTTGGCAGCCGAACGGGTGAGGCCGCGATCAGGACTTTCGCAACTGCCGGAAGAACGCCCGGATGTCGCCGACCAACAGCTCCGGCGCCTCCATCGCCGCGAAGTGCCCGCCCCGGTCGAACTCGGTCCAGCGGACCAGATTGTTGCTCCGTTCGGCGATGTGTCGCAGGACGATGAAGTTCTCGGCCGGGAAGCACGCCAGCCCCGTCGGCGTCCGCGACGGCTCCGGCGCCGAGCCCCAGTACGGCGCGTGCGCACGCTCGTAGTAGATCCGCGCCGAGGACCCCGCCGTCGCGGTGAGCCAGTACAGCATCACGTTCGTCAGCAGGTGGTCGCGATCGACGGCGTCCTCGGGCCGGTCCCGGGAGTCGGTCCACTCCTTGAACTTCTCCGCGATCCAGGCCAGCTGCCCGACCGGCGAGTCGGTCAGCGCGTAGGAGAGCGTCTGCGGCCGGGTGGACTGCAGATCGGCGTAGCCCTGCTGCTCCTTCAGCCACGCCTTCGTGCGCGCCCACGAGGCCAGCGTCCGCTCCTGCTCGGCCGGGCTCAGCGCGGCCAGTTCCTCGGCCGTGGGCTCCGATGAGGCCGCCGCGCCGGGGATGAGATTCAGGTGTACCCCGAAGACCTGCTCCGGGAACAGCCGCCCCAGCTCCCGCGAGATCGCCGACCCCCAGTCCCCGCCCTGTGCGCCGTACCGCTCGTAGCCCAGGCGCCGCATCAGTTCGGCGAACGCGCGCGCCACCCGCAGGTGGTCCCAGCCGGTCTCGCGCGTGGGCCCGGAGAACCCGAACCCGGGGATGCTCGGCAGCACCAGGTGGAAGGCGTCCGCCGGATCGCCGCCGTGCGCGCGCGGGTCGGTGAGCGGCCCCGCGATGTGTTCGAACTCGGCGAAGGAACCGGGCCAGCCGTGCGTGATGATCAGCGGCGTGGCGTCCGGTTCCGGCGAGCGGATGTGTGCGAAGTGCACCGTCGCGCCGTCGATCGTGGTCAGGAACTGCGGCCACTGGTTCAGCCGCGCCTCGGCGGCCCGCCAGTCGTACTCGTGCCGCCAGTAGCGCACCAGCTCGCGCAGGTAGTCGCGGGGCACGCCGTAGGCCCAGCCGACCCCCGGCAGCTCGTCCGGCCACCGCGTGCGGTCCAGCCTGGCGCGGAGGTCGTCCAGGTCGGCCTCGGGGATCGCGATGCGGAACGGCTGCGGGGGTTGCGAGGGCTGCGGGGAATCGTCGACGGGTGCCACGCCTTCGAAGCATAGTCGCGCCGATCATCGGAGGATCGACGCGGACGATCATGAGAGAGGGGCGGGACATGGCCAAGACGGTCGTCTTCCACGAATACGGCGGTCCGCCGCGGTCTGGATGCCCTACCTGACCGCCTACAGCGCCCTGATCGAGACCGCCGGTCTGCTGCCCGGCGACACCATCGCCCTGAACGCCGCCTCCAGCAGCGCCGGCCTGGCCGCCATCGACGTCGCGAACTACCTCGGCCTGCGCCCGATCGCCCTGACCCGCACCGCGGAGAAGAGGGACGCCCTGCTCAAGCAGGGTGCTGCCGAGGTCGTCGTGACCGACGAGCAGGACACGCTCGACCGGTTGCGCGGCGCGACCGGCGGCC contains:
- a CDS encoding AAA family ATPase, with translation MSSLLIVLRGPSGSGKSRTATALRERYGRGLAIVRQDVVRRDILRERDLAGAVNVGLIDSMARHILAQGVPCVVEGIMHAERYGAMLTALLADHAGAAHSYYFDIPFDVTVERHFTKPNHGDWTVEDMRGWYVEGDVLPGGVDRVIGPESTEQDTVERIVAETGLLAADRPLHPSLTDAP
- a CDS encoding class F sortase is translated as MKDADKTRLGISARGVVTASLVSLGLCVGIVMVADSLHTPAPPPQPTAAQGFGKTASPAQAPAAADAQPAPAAGKLQPLDLPPILGSAAPTRVRIPAINVNAPLVSLALDSTGTLAAPPEQNRNLAGWYGDGASPGTIGTAVIAGHVDNSQGPAVFFNLGTLKKGAEVDVDRADGVTAVFTVDAVEAYDARAFPNDKVYGDSTRAELRVITCGAGFDKKHYEYRGNVVVFAHLTASQGPGQ
- a CDS encoding epoxide hydrolase family protein translates to MAPVDDSPQPSQPPQPFRIAIPEADLDDLRARLDRTRWPDELPGVGWAYGVPRDYLRELVRYWRHEYDWRAAEARLNQWPQFLTTIDGATVHFAHIRSPEPDATPLIITHGWPGSFAEFEHIAGPLTDPRAHGGDPADAFHLVLPSIPGFGFSGPTRETGWDHLRVARAFAELMRRLGYERYGAQGGDWGSAISRELGRLFPEQVFGVHLNLIPGAAASSEPTAEELAALSPAEQERTLASWARTKAWLKEQQGYADLQSTRPQTLSYALTDSPVGQLAWIAEKFKEWTDSRDRPEDAVDRDHLLTNVMLYWLTATAGSSARIYYERAHAPYWGSAPEPSRTPTGLACFPAENFIVLRHIAERSNNLVRWTEFDRGGHFAAMEAPELLVGDIRAFFRQLRKS
- a CDS encoding zinc-binding dehydrogenase; this encodes MPYLTAYSALIETAGLLPGDTIALNAASSSAGLAAIDVANYLGLRPIALTRTAEKRDALLKQGAAEVVVTDEQDTLDRLRGATGGRGVELILDAVAGPGVTDLARAVAPGGTLLVYGGLSGERTPYPGLTLGLPALNMRSFTPQVGKIVLTVGG